A window of Terriglobia bacterium genomic DNA:
CTGCCGGCAGGGCTGACCTTGAACTCCTCGACAGGAGCCATCACGGGGACGCCGACGGGCAGCGGCGTCAGCAACTTCACGGTGAAGGTGACGGACGTCAACTCCCAGACCGCTACGCAGGCGCTCAGTATCACGATTAACTCTGCTGGCGGTGGGATCAGCGTGTTGCAGGCGCAGAACGCCAACCTGACCGGCGTTTCGTCCATCACCGTGAACATCGCGACTCAAGCAGGCAGTGCAATCATCTGCGGCGTGCGCGAGGGCGACAATAGCACGGATACCTGGACCATGACGGACAGCGCGGGGCAGACCGGCTGGAGTCAGGTCGCGAGCGGGTATGTTTCTCCCAATACAACAAACCGCGCCGATATGCGTTACATCACGAACTCTGTCGCTCTCACCTGGGTGCGTGCCAACTTCTCCTCGCCCGTCTCCAATCCGGCGACCATGGTCTGCTACGAAGTGAGCGGCATCGTCACTGTTTCGGCCCAGGATGCGAGCATCAATTCCACGTCTTCGGGTGGAGGACTTGTCTCGCGTCCACTGACGACGTCGAATGCCAATGACATCTTGATCTACATGGAAGGCAAGGGTGCGAATCAGACGAGCTGGGCGGCTGGCCCTGGCTACTTGTTTCCCGCGAATGCCGCAAACCCGCGCGTGGCCATTCAATACAAAATCGTTTCGACGACCCAGACAAATACGACAACCTCCATGACGCCGAGCCCCGATACTGGGAGTTCCGCCAGTGTTTTCGCGGCGTTTAAATGACCCATTGCACGGGTATCAACATAGCAGCTGGGGCCATTGACCTCATCCCATTGCACTAGATCCAGTCCTGGAATATCATCGGTTCATGTAGCCAGTTCCACAAATGGGGGTGCACGATGACCGTCCACGCCAATCGCCGGGAATTCATCCAGGGTTTCGGGGCAGCGCTTGCCGGGCTCGCTCTGGCTCCGCGCCACACTTTTGGAGCCGCCACTCCGCCGGCGCCTCCGGTTGCCGTGGCAAAGTGCATGGAATACGGACCCGAGGTCCGTCCCACGCTGGCCAGGATGTTTGACCAGATTGGGGGCCTGTCGCGCATCGTGCGCGGCAAGACGGTGGCTGTGAAGATCAACATGACGGGCCACACGACGGACAGGGTGCAGGGTATGCCGATCGGCATGACCCATTGGGTGCATCCGGAGGTGATCGGCAACACCGTCCACCTGCTGGGACAGGCCGGCGCGCGTAGAATTATTCTGGTGGAAAGCTCGCTGAGCCCGTCGCGCTCTCTGCAGCAATTCATGTCCGACGCCGGCTGGAATCCGCACGATTTTGCCAGCGCGGCGTCCCGAGTGGATTTTGTGGACAGCAATTACGCCGGACCGGGCGGAACGTACAAACGGCTCTGGGTTCCCGGTGGCGGTCTGATGTTCCGCGCCTATGATTTAAATCCTGTCTATAGCGATGTGGATGTTTATGTGTCTCTCGCCAAGCTGAAGGAACATGCGACGGCTGGCGTAACGCTTTCCATGAAGAATTCATTTGGCATTACGCCCTGCACCATTTACGGGCATGGCGCAGGTATCGACAAGCCGTCGGACGTGGTGAAAGGTTCGCGCGGCATGTTGCACGACGGCGACCGTCAGCCCTCCAAGACGGCGCTTTCGGAAAACGATCCGAGTTCGCCGCGTCAGCCTGGCTATCGCGTCCCACGTATCACCGCCGACCTTGTGCATGCGCGCCCAATCCATCTGGCCATCATTGACGGCATCCATACGGTAGCGGGCGGGGAAGGGCCCTGGATCGACCATTGCCGCCCGGTACACGCGGGAGTGCTGGTGGCGGGCACAAATCCTGTAACCACCGACGCAGTAGCGACGGCCCTCATGGGTTTCAACCCGATGGCTGTGCGCGGGACCGCGCCCTTTGAAGGATGCGACAGTACGCTGAAGCTCGCTGAAGACCTCGGCATCGGAACACGCGACCTGAAGCGCATTGAGGTGATCGGCACGCCCATCTCCGCAGTTCGAATCGATTTCCGCAGCGCCTAAGACATTCGTGGGGTCGATCTTCAGTTCGGCACTTCTGTATTTCCCCGCATGGTTTAGGGAATGCCGGGCCTGCCCTCCATTGTGTTACCATTTTTAGTTATGACCCACGCCAAAAAAGAGCTTGCGCCGGGCAGGTTTGCCACCTATGCCTGGATGGTGCTGGGCTACAACATCCTGGTGATTCTGTGGGGGGCGGTGGTACGCGCCACCGGTTCCGGCGCGGGCTGCGGCGACCATTGGCCACTCTGCCAGGGAGTGGTGATTCCGCACGCCGACCAGATTGCCACGCTGATTGAATTTTCCCACCGCGCAACGAGTGGCATCGACGTTCTGCTGGTCATCGGGCTCGTTTGGATGGCTTTCCGGCGGTTTGGCCGCGGCCATCCTGTCCGGCGCTGTGCTGTGGCTGCAGGTTTTTTCACGCTGACGGAAGGCCTGGTGGGAGCCGCGCTGGTGCTGTTCGGCGAGGTTGGCAACGTCGTCTCCATGGGCCGGGTAGTGGTCCTTTCCGTGCACCTGGTCAACACTTTTCTGCTGCTGGCGTCGCTGGCTCTCACGGCCTGGGCGGCGGGCAGCGGAGTTTCGGGCGATTCGCGGGCATCTCGGCCGCGGCCAGCTCCGGCCAAGGGGCTTTATGTCGCATACGGCGCAGGCCTGCTCGGCGCTATCGTGATCGCCGTAACGGGCACCATTGCCGCGCTCGCCGACACGCTCTATCCCGCCAAATCGCTGGCAGAAGCTTTCCGATGGGATTTCTCCGGCACGGCGGCTCCTATTCTTCACCTCCGCATTATTCATCCCCTGGTTGCCGTGCTGGTGGGAGGTTACCTGCTGGTATTGGCTGTTGTGGTATTGAGTTCGCCCGGCCCGGCGGCCGCCAAACGCATGGCCCGGCGACTGGCGGGGCTGGTGCTGCTGCAATTCTGCTTTGGCGCCGTGAACATCGTGCTGCTCACTCCTGTGACAATGCAGATTGCCCACCTCCTAGTAGCGGACCTCGTCTGGATTGTCCTCGTGCTGCTCTCGGCGGAGTCTCTCGGTTGGCGGGCGGAAAGCGCAGTTTCGTCCATAACTCCATCACTGGCCGCCGAGAGTCCGCGATCGGCCGTCCAGCAGGCGCCGGCCTCAAGATAGTCTCGGAATCTCCTGGCCAGACAGGGCAGCGCGGAAGGCTTCAGGATGAGGGATGGCCACGAAGAGCGCCATGACGCTTGACCGCGTGCTTTCCCGTTTCGGGATTGCATCGCGCACCGCCTCGCTCGAGATCATCCGGGCCGGCCGTTTGAAGGTGAACGGCAAAGTCGAGCGCGACCCGGAGCGATGGATCTGGCCCGAGAGCGATGTGGTCCATCTGGACGGCAAGCGTCTGCGGCCGGCGCCCCACACGTATCTTCTGCTTTACAAGCCCAAAGGTGTGATCACCAGCCACGGCGATCCGAACGGCCGCAAGACCATCTACGATCTGCTGGGAACAAGCGGCCGCTGGGTGGCGCCCGTCGGACGCCTGGACAAAGACACCTCCGGCCTGCTGCTGCTGACCAACGACACGGAATTCGGACACGGCGTGATGAGCCCGGAATCCGAGGTTCCAAAAACTTACCTGGTGAAAATCAACGCGCTGGTGAGTGATGAAGCGATTGCTCAACTGTCCCGTGGCGTGGAAATGAAGCGCGGCGATTGGGCGCGGCCGCTGCGCGTCAGGCGCCTGGAAGATCGCGGGAAATACACCCGGCTCGAAATCGTGCTGACAGAAGGCAAGAACCGCGAAGTCAGGCGCATGATCGAAGCGGTGGGCTTCAAAGTGCTCAAACTTGTCCGGACCCGCATCGGCCCCCTTACGCTGGAGGGACTCGAAGTGGGCAAATGGCGCGCGCTGACCGGGCAAGAGATTGCGATGCTCCGGCGCAAATCCGTGCCTGAACCTTCACGGCCGCGTACACTTAAGACCGGCAGTTGAAGCGCGGGCTTCGCCAGAAATTCTCCCTGTACCTCGAAGTTCCTCATCCCGTAAAATAGCCTGGAGCTTCAAAGCTGAAGGAAGGCGCGTGGAGCCGGGCCTATTCGACCGCCGAGTGCAGGCCGCCTCGTACGCCACCAGATTCCTGAGAGGAGATATAGATGCCACTGAACGTTGGAGATACGGCGCCGGATTTCAATCTTAAGGCGGCGATCGGCGATGAGCAGGAGGAGTTCAAGCTTTCCAATCACCGAGGCGAGAGGGTCGTGGTGGCGTTTTATGCCTTGGACTTCACGCCCGTTTGACAGAATGAACTCTCGGCAATCCAGCAGAATCTCTCGAGGTTTGCCGAGTTGAACGCCCAGGTCGTGGGCGTCTGCACCGACACAGTTTTCTCCCACATTGCCTTTCAAGAATCCCTGGGAGGATTGAAATTCCCCCTGGCTGCGGACCGATGGCCTTATGCTGCCACGGCGCAGGCTTACGGAGTGTTTCCGCCGACCCGGCACGAAATCCCCTTTGTGAATGACCGTGCGATTTTTATTGTAGATAAGAATGGCAGGATTGCGTGGTCAAAGGTTTATGCCTTGCGGGAATTGCCGGACCTCGAAGAAGTTTTGAAGGCGTTGGCAGAAATTACCTGAAGCCAATTGCGTGGGCACGGGACGAAGTCATCGCATGGCGGGACAGGTGTGAACGACACGCGGCGCAGCGGGGAAGTGGGATGCGCCCCGCTGCCGTCGTGTCCTCGTTCAGAGGCGTCGCGGGCTCCTCAGCGGCTCCGGGCTTCCCTGCGGTCCTGGCGCAGGTCACGGGC
This region includes:
- a CDS encoding pseudouridine synthase; translation: MATKSAMTLDRVLSRFGIASRTASLEIIRAGRLKVNGKVERDPERWIWPESDVVHLDGKRLRPAPHTYLLLYKPKGVITSHGDPNGRKTIYDLLGTSGRWVAPVGRLDKDTSGLLLLTNDTEFGHGVMSPESEVPKTYLVKINALVSDEAIAQLSRGVEMKRGDWARPLRVRRLEDRGKYTRLEIVLTEGKNREVRRMIEAVGFKVLKLVRTRIGPLTLEGLEVGKWRALTGQEIAMLRRKSVPEPSRPRTLKTGS
- a CDS encoding DUF362 domain-containing protein, with amino-acid sequence MTVHANRREFIQGFGAALAGLALAPRHTFGAATPPAPPVAVAKCMEYGPEVRPTLARMFDQIGGLSRIVRGKTVAVKINMTGHTTDRVQGMPIGMTHWVHPEVIGNTVHLLGQAGARRIILVESSLSPSRSLQQFMSDAGWNPHDFASAASRVDFVDSNYAGPGGTYKRLWVPGGGLMFRAYDLNPVYSDVDVYVSLAKLKEHATAGVTLSMKNSFGITPCTIYGHGAGIDKPSDVVKGSRGMLHDGDRQPSKTALSENDPSSPRQPGYRVPRITADLVHARPIHLAIIDGIHTVAGGEGPWIDHCRPVHAGVLVAGTNPVTTDAVATALMGFNPMAVRGTAPFEGCDSTLKLAEDLGIGTRDLKRIEVIGTPISAVRIDFRSA
- a CDS encoding redoxin domain-containing protein; protein product: MPLNVGDTAPDFNLKAAIGDEQEEFKLSNHRGERVVVAFYALDFTPVUQNELSAIQQNLSRFAELNAQVVGVCTDTVFSHIAFQESLGGLKFPLAADRWPYAATAQAYGVFPPTRHEIPFVNDRAIFIVDKNGRIAWSKVYALRELPDLEEVLKALAEIT
- a CDS encoding COX15/CtaA family protein; translation: MTHAKKELAPGRFATYAWMVLGYNILVILWGAVVRATGSGAGCGDHWPLCQGVVIPHADQIATLIEFSHRATSGIDVLLVIGLVWMAFRRFGRGHPVRRCAVAAGFFTLTEGLVGAALVLFGEVGNVVSMGRVVVLSVHLVNTFLLLASLALTAWAAGSGVSGDSRASRPRPAPAKGLYVAYGAGLLGAIVIAVTGTIAALADTLYPAKSLAEAFRWDFSGTAAPILHLRIIHPLVAVLVGGYLLVLAVVVLSSPGPAAAKRMARRLAGLVLLQFCFGAVNIVLLTPVTMQIAHLLVADLVWIVLVLLSAESLGWRAESAVSSITPSLAAESPRSAVQQAPASR